One part of the Acidobacteriota bacterium genome encodes these proteins:
- a CDS encoding cytochrome-c peroxidase, translating into MRALALLPVLGALSAPIAAAEGPVVAVGLPAGGLTDRDFLDDGRPDPAKVELGRYLFYDKILSGNRNISCATCHHALAGTGDGLSLPVGEGGRGLGVTRDTGRGASAIPARVPRNAPPLFNIGARAYRALFLDGRVEIDPSSPSGYRTPAGDQLPEGLESVLAAQAMFPVASSTEMAGQPGENEIADAAAAGRLAGPDGVWGLLAARLEAIPAYRRLFAEAYPDVRRGAPIRFVDAANAIAAFETVAFRADGSRFDRYLRGDRTALTPAERRGLQLFFGKAECGRCHSGPLLTDHRYHAVAMPQVGPGKGDGPGGYGDYGRERVTGDPRDRFRFRTPSLRNVALTAPYGHDGAYDTLEAVVRHMLDPVTALEEYDPGQLVLPSRPDLDELDLRALEDERQRQELASACELAPRHLSDEEIADLVAFLRALTDPRSLDLRWTVPERVPSGLPVRD; encoded by the coding sequence ATGCGCGCTCTCGCACTCCTTCCGGTGCTGGGCGCCCTTTCGGCGCCGATTGCGGCGGCGGAAGGGCCGGTGGTCGCCGTCGGCCTTCCGGCGGGTGGGCTCACCGACCGGGACTTCCTGGACGACGGGCGCCCCGATCCGGCGAAGGTCGAACTCGGCCGCTATCTCTTCTACGACAAGATCCTGTCGGGCAACCGCAACATCTCTTGCGCGACCTGCCACCACGCGCTCGCCGGCACCGGAGACGGTCTCTCCCTGCCGGTGGGCGAGGGAGGACGCGGCCTCGGTGTCACCCGTGACACGGGCCGCGGCGCATCGGCGATCCCCGCGCGGGTTCCGAGGAACGCGCCGCCCCTGTTCAACATCGGTGCCAGGGCCTACCGGGCCCTGTTCCTCGACGGACGGGTGGAGATCGATCCGTCGAGCCCGTCCGGTTACCGGACCCCCGCAGGAGACCAGTTGCCGGAGGGTCTCGAGAGCGTTCTCGCCGCCCAGGCGATGTTCCCGGTCGCCTCTTCCACCGAGATGGCGGGGCAGCCCGGGGAGAACGAGATCGCTGACGCCGCCGCAGCGGGCCGCCTGGCGGGACCGGACGGGGTTTGGGGTCTTCTCGCGGCCCGGCTCGAGGCGATCCCGGCCTACCGCCGGCTCTTCGCCGAGGCGTACCCCGACGTGCGGCGGGGGGCTCCGATCCGGTTCGTCGACGCCGCGAACGCGATCGCCGCCTTCGAGACCGTGGCGTTCCGCGCCGATGGAAGCCGGTTCGACCGCTACCTTCGCGGCGACCGCACGGCTCTCACCCCTGCGGAGCGCCGCGGCCTGCAATTGTTCTTCGGCAAGGCGGAGTGCGGCCGCTGTCACTCCGGGCCGCTGCTCACCGATCACCGGTATCACGCGGTCGCCATGCCTCAGGTGGGGCCGGGCAAGGGGGACGGCCCCGGCGGCTACGGCGACTACGGGCGGGAGCGGGTCACCGGTGATCCCCGCGACCGCTTCCGCTTCCGGACGCCTTCGTTGCGGAACGTCGCCCTCACCGCACCGTACGGCCACGACGGGGCGTACGACACCCTGGAGGCCGTCGTCCGGCACATGCTCGATCCGGTCACCGCTCTGGAGGAGTACGATCCCGGCCAGCTCGTGCTGCCCTCGCGCCCCGATCTGGACGAGCTCGACCTCCGCGCGCTCGAGGACGAACGCCAGCGCCAGGAGCTCGCGAGCGCCTGCGAGTTGGCGCCACGTCACCTGTCGGACGAAGAGATCGCCGACCTCGTCGCCTTCCTCCGCGCGTTGACCGACCCGCGCAGCCTCGATCTGCGGTGGACGGTTCCCGAACGGGTTCCCAGCGGGCTTCCCGTCCGGGACTGA